In Bifidobacterium sp. ESL0745, one DNA window encodes the following:
- a CDS encoding methionine ABC transporter permease has translation MLLQSIAQTLEMVFITLVVGGILGLILGVVLYGTRPGNLFENSVIYHILDIIVNIVRPIPFIIFLAAIQPLTMKVVGTSIGTAAAIFPMIIMATFATSRLVEQNLVPVDRGVIEAARSMGASTFTIIRTVLIPEALGPLILAYAFLFISILDMSAMAGYIGGGGLGNFAISYGYQKFDPVVTWTAVVIMIVLVQVVQAIANMLAKRILKRQK, from the coding sequence ATGCTCTTGCAATCCATCGCCCAAACGCTGGAAATGGTGTTTATTACTCTCGTCGTAGGCGGCATTCTGGGCCTGATTCTCGGTGTCGTTCTTTACGGCACCAGACCCGGCAATCTCTTCGAGAATTCCGTGATCTACCATATCCTTGACATCATCGTCAACATCGTGCGGCCCATCCCGTTCATCATCTTCCTGGCGGCGATCCAGCCGTTGACCATGAAGGTCGTCGGCACCTCAATCGGTACTGCGGCGGCGATTTTCCCGATGATCATCATGGCCACGTTTGCCACGTCAAGGCTTGTCGAACAGAATCTGGTGCCGGTTGACAGGGGAGTGATCGAGGCGGCGCGCTCCATGGGCGCCTCCACGTTCACCATCATCCGCACAGTCCTCATTCCTGAGGCTTTGGGCCCGCTTATCCTGGCCTACGCGTTCCTCTTCATCTCGATTCTCGACATGTCGGCCATGGCCGGCTACATCGGCGGTGGCGGCCTCGGTAATTTCGCGATTTCCTACGGCTACCAGAAGTTCGATCCAGTTGTCACGTGGACGGCTGTCGTCATCATGATTGTGCTGGTGCAGGTCGTACAGGCCATCGCCAACATGCTGGCCAAGCGCATCCTCAAGCGTCAGAAGTAG
- a CDS encoding MetQ/NlpA family ABC transporter substrate-binding protein has translation MAEANDQHNAGDTSGKAPLPVDGFQGPQEPVRVNHTVRNVIIAAVVVVLVVVLAFFGYRGFAGKKSAAAKGSESNPVKIGVVGVTSPEWPIFKEEAQKQGIYVKLVDFQDYTSENPALDSGDLDLNEFQHILYLADYNVKNHKDLQPIGGVAVYPLGIYSSKYKDVKDIPAGTTVPVPNDETNQARALGVLKSAGLIKLNHPWTAFTTPADIDTAASKVKVLPLKAEQVANSLKDPQVSAGVINNDYVKDAGLKASDAIYHDSAESKEARPYINIFVARKADADNPTYLKLVKIFHSKKVAAGIMKKSDNSASLADEYSAEMLQGFLRDVEKDAKAKD, from the coding sequence ATGGCAGAAGCCAACGATCAGCACAACGCTGGCGATACCAGTGGGAAAGCACCTTTGCCGGTCGACGGGTTCCAAGGTCCGCAGGAACCGGTCAGGGTCAACCACACCGTGCGCAACGTCATCATCGCGGCCGTGGTCGTGGTGCTTGTCGTCGTCCTCGCTTTCTTCGGCTACCGTGGGTTTGCCGGCAAAAAGTCGGCTGCCGCCAAAGGAAGCGAATCCAATCCCGTCAAGATCGGCGTGGTCGGTGTCACCAGTCCCGAGTGGCCGATTTTCAAGGAAGAAGCACAAAAGCAGGGCATTTACGTCAAACTCGTGGACTTCCAGGACTACACTTCCGAAAATCCGGCGCTCGACTCCGGAGACCTTGACTTGAACGAGTTCCAGCATATTCTTTACCTCGCCGATTACAACGTCAAGAACCACAAGGATTTGCAGCCCATCGGTGGCGTCGCCGTCTATCCACTTGGAATATATTCCAGCAAATACAAGGACGTCAAAGACATCCCGGCCGGTACCACCGTTCCCGTTCCCAATGACGAAACCAACCAGGCCCGCGCATTGGGTGTGCTCAAATCCGCGGGTTTGATCAAGCTCAACCACCCGTGGACCGCGTTCACCACTCCCGCCGACATCGACACCGCCGCATCGAAGGTGAAGGTCCTTCCGCTCAAGGCCGAGCAGGTCGCCAATTCACTGAAAGATCCGCAGGTCTCGGCCGGCGTAATCAACAACGACTATGTCAAAGACGCCGGGCTCAAGGCCAGTGACGCCATTTACCACGACAGCGCGGAAAGTAAAGAAGCCAGGCCCTACATCAACATTTTCGTCGCCCGCAAGGCCGATGCTGACAATCCCACGTATCTGAAGCTGGTGAAGATCTTCCACTCCAAGAAGGTCGCGGCGGGCATCATGAAGAAATCGGATAACAGCGCGTCTTTGGCCGACGAATACAGCGCCGAAATGCTGCAGGGCTTCCTGCGTGATGTCGAAAAGGACGCCAAAGCGAAGGATTAA
- a CDS encoding methionine ABC transporter ATP-binding protein → MSEAIIELDHVVKEFKSKDKKKPMRAVDDVSLSINKGDVFGIIGYSGAGKSTLVRMINALERPTSGSVRVLGQDITALNESGLRPLRRKIGMIFQQFNLFSTKTVAQNIAYPLVLDHWRKDYQERRVNQLLKFVGLEEHANQYPSQLSGGQKQRVGIARALATNPEILLADEATSALDPETTGEVLDLLRQINQQLGVTIVLITHQMNVVQKIANRIAVMSNGRVVERGDAYSVFAAPKQEITKRFIATAISGIPDPERVVDMHRQWPGRIVTVLIRQKDAQNELDNSIVPSSGQNISGLIAEYGVSTNLIYGGIDTVTGYAIGAMTYELAGEASLIDGFLQELSRDSDVFDFGSAQAPIDYDMAVSTPLAGPKTRTTAVGGAGGSGSAADVGSDILDDADESDDAVGSTNANGNGKGEQA, encoded by the coding sequence ATGAGCGAGGCAATCATCGAACTCGACCATGTGGTCAAGGAATTCAAGTCAAAAGACAAAAAGAAACCGATGCGTGCCGTCGACGATGTGTCGTTGAGCATCAACAAAGGTGACGTTTTCGGCATCATCGGGTACTCCGGCGCCGGCAAATCGACGCTCGTACGCATGATCAATGCACTGGAACGCCCTACCTCCGGATCGGTGCGCGTCCTGGGGCAGGACATCACCGCCCTTAACGAATCCGGGCTACGCCCGCTGCGACGAAAGATCGGCATGATCTTCCAGCAGTTCAACCTTTTCTCCACCAAAACAGTCGCGCAGAACATCGCCTATCCGCTGGTGCTCGACCATTGGCGCAAGGACTATCAGGAACGTCGCGTCAACCAGTTGCTCAAATTCGTCGGGCTTGAGGAGCATGCGAACCAATACCCCTCGCAGCTTTCCGGTGGCCAAAAACAGCGCGTCGGCATCGCCCGTGCCTTGGCCACGAACCCCGAAATCCTTCTGGCAGACGAGGCGACCAGCGCACTCGACCCCGAGACCACGGGGGAGGTGCTCGACCTGTTGCGACAGATCAACCAGCAGTTGGGGGTGACCATCGTCCTGATCACCCATCAGATGAATGTTGTGCAGAAAATCGCAAACCGGATTGCCGTGATGAGCAATGGCCGTGTGGTCGAGCGCGGAGACGCCTACAGCGTCTTCGCCGCGCCGAAGCAGGAGATCACCAAGCGTTTCATAGCCACGGCGATTTCCGGTATTCCCGACCCCGAACGTGTCGTCGACATGCACCGTCAATGGCCCGGCCGCATTGTCACTGTGCTTATCCGCCAAAAAGACGCGCAAAACGAGTTGGACAATTCAATCGTGCCGTCCTCAGGCCAGAACATTTCGGGGCTTATCGCCGAATACGGGGTATCCACCAACCTGATTTACGGCGGCATCGATACCGTGACCGGCTATGCGATCGGTGCCATGACCTACGAGTTGGCGGGGGAGGCATCGCTCATCGATGGGTTCCTCCAGGAGTTGTCCCGCGACAGTGATGTGTTCGATTTTGGCAGCGCGCAGGCTCCGATTGATTATGACATGGCGGTTTCGACACCGCTTGCCGGGCCAAAGACGCGCACGACAGCGGTTGGCGGTGCTGGTGGCTCCGGAAGCGCGGCAGATGTTGGCAGCGATATTCTCGATGACGCCGATGAATCGGATGATGCGGTCGGGTCCACGAATGCGAATGGAAACGGGAAAGGGGAACAGGCCTGA